The Deinococcus roseus genome has a window encoding:
- a CDS encoding chemotaxis protein CheW, which produces MNLGVLHLGIHESQYMVPLDQVERVIRMAQFTPLPAADLPANQHPQVVGVLNVAGELRAVVSARKVLGLPDAAITPSQRLLLLKGQPPFLLWVDDILGFLEVSMLDFKPIRYSERSPIEAVIRTPQGNTPVLRPEFFQPDHFWEPG; this is translated from the coding sequence ATGAACCTGGGGGTGCTGCATCTGGGCATCCATGAGAGCCAGTACATGGTTCCCCTGGATCAGGTGGAACGGGTGATCCGCATGGCCCAGTTCACACCCCTCCCTGCTGCAGACCTCCCTGCAAATCAGCATCCCCAGGTGGTGGGGGTGCTCAATGTGGCCGGCGAACTGCGGGCCGTGGTGAGTGCCCGCAAGGTGCTGGGATTGCCCGATGCAGCAATCACCCCATCTCAGCGTTTGCTGCTGCTCAAAGGGCAACCTCCGTTTCTGCTGTGGGTGGATGACATTCTGGGGTTCCTGGAGGTCTCGATGCTGGACTTCAAACCCATCCGCTACAGTGAGCGCAGTCCCATCGAGGCGGTGATCCGCACCCCCCAGGGCAACACCCCGGTGTTGAGACCAGAATTTTTTCAGCCTGACCATTTCTGGGAGCCAGGCTGA
- a CDS encoding GGDEF domain-containing protein, whose product MATVDSLFVNICMVISLTYLFSLTYRDWRTEHRVEVLLLRALCCSVGAILLMFHGIPLGDNIQMDLRMVPIVLFTLRYGLGYGTVAVIPMVITRVLFFPQAPSDVYALSGLLTFLMIGLIRLRMGNTTSTPYLLTPLLIFSLQTLPVFLSSHAERFFSQTFIWYFLANVIGFYLSAQILQSRLAYLRATEHLQKEALTDALTGLFNRRQFERDQGLFGGGDVFLMLDLDHFKHINDRYGHSMGDDVLRQISALLQNSTRDHDRLYRMGGEEFLVVLRGTDAQQAFLIAERIREAVAEHLFPMPEQVTLSGGLVECPPRPDLQKVLDQGDVLLYSAKRQGRNQIQQQVQDPQPSTSREASRDVMGTSLL is encoded by the coding sequence ATGGCAACTGTGGATTCCCTGTTCGTCAACATTTGCATGGTGATTTCCCTGACCTACCTGTTCAGCCTGACTTACCGGGACTGGCGAACAGAACATCGGGTCGAGGTGCTTTTGTTGCGGGCCCTGTGCTGCTCTGTGGGCGCCATCCTGCTGATGTTTCATGGCATCCCCCTTGGGGACAACATCCAGATGGACCTGCGGATGGTGCCCATTGTGCTGTTCACCCTCAGGTATGGACTGGGGTATGGAACGGTGGCTGTGATTCCCATGGTGATCACCCGGGTTTTGTTTTTTCCACAGGCACCCTCAGATGTGTATGCCCTTTCGGGATTGCTGACCTTCCTGATGATTGGCCTGATCCGTTTGCGCATGGGCAACACCACCTCCACCCCTTACCTGTTGACCCCTTTGCTGATTTTCTCCCTGCAGACCCTTCCGGTTTTTCTGTCTTCGCACGCAGAGCGGTTTTTCAGCCAGACTTTCATCTGGTATTTCCTGGCCAATGTGATCGGGTTTTACCTCTCGGCCCAGATTTTGCAGTCCCGTCTGGCCTACCTGAGGGCCACCGAACACCTGCAAAAAGAAGCCCTCACCGATGCCCTCACTGGACTGTTCAACCGCAGGCAATTTGAACGCGATCAGGGTTTGTTCGGGGGTGGCGATGTTTTTTTGATGCTGGACCTTGACCACTTCAAACACATCAACGACAGGTACGGTCACAGCATGGGAGACGATGTGCTCAGGCAGATTTCTGCACTGCTGCAAAACAGCACCCGCGACCACGACCGCCTGTACCGCATGGGAGGAGAGGAGTTTCTGGTGGTGCTGCGTGGCACAGATGCCCAGCAGGCTTTTCTCATTGCAGAACGCATCCGGGAAGCTGTGGCAGAGCACCTGTTTCCGATGCCTGAGCAGGTGACCCTCAGTGGAGGTCTGGTGGAATGCCCTCCCCGTCCTGACCTCCAGAAGGTGCTGGATCAGGGCGATGTCCTGCTTTATTCGGCCAAACGCCAGGGACGCAACCAGATTCAGCAACAGGTGCAGGACCCACAGCCCTCCACTTCACGTGAAGCAAGTCGGGATGTGATGGGAACCAGCCTGCTTTGA
- a CDS encoding hybrid sensor histidine kinase/response regulator translates to MTPQEKLRHIFAFELQQVLTGAPPENISVVLQRGARATGWQALLAALPGLLKLPAEQLLHRMASWVPLLKTGVFPVLTGPETREQPAAKTLAAGPAPSRSEARGSGQDVRVSLQQLESLFAHAGELTVLKNRLEEHLRSLQTLESHLSVTDREVLNRFTDAVRLLRQDHFDLNRISEELTSEVIDLRLRPASLMVTPLERLVRDLTQSQGKKVQFQVQGSDTELDRNLLDPLRDALMHLIRNAIDHGLETPAERKKAQKTETGQLELTILSRGESIHLTLQDDGQGIQQERVRQKALERGLIQEGTVLSEEQVYDLLFRPGFSTAQQVSAISGRGVGLDAVRANLDLLGGEVWLTSAAGQGTTFHLRVPQTLATTRAFVLMVSGQMFAVPSRHVDRIVKPEKFTLIDQKRTIEWQGAAIPTFDLSEMLGLPSGAASITLILNLADRCVGVNVQNVLSEEEFVIKPLPWGIPSTTAFQGVVMNRSGALVPVLNVSQLSEHARPRTLVQPQTSKRQQRILVADDSVAVRTIQRSILEMAGFEVQVAENGRIALGLLRQSAFDLLVSDIEMPEMTGLELTRNIRLDERLKHLPVILVTSMASPHHQEEGMLAGADAYLIKGNYAPEDLLDTIGRLI, encoded by the coding sequence ATGACCCCACAGGAAAAGCTGCGCCACATCTTCGCTTTTGAACTGCAGCAGGTGCTGACCGGGGCACCTCCTGAAAACATCTCCGTGGTGCTGCAACGGGGAGCGCGGGCCACCGGATGGCAGGCTTTGCTTGCCGCCCTGCCTGGTTTGCTGAAACTTCCTGCAGAGCAATTGCTGCACCGCATGGCCAGCTGGGTTCCCCTGCTGAAAACCGGGGTTTTTCCCGTGCTGACTGGACCTGAAACCCGTGAACAGCCTGCAGCAAAAACCCTGGCAGCCGGGCCAGCGCCCAGCCGCAGCGAAGCCCGCGGCTCTGGTCAGGACGTTCGGGTGAGCCTGCAGCAACTTGAATCCCTCTTTGCGCACGCCGGAGAACTGACGGTGCTGAAAAACCGCCTCGAGGAACACCTGCGCTCCTTGCAAACCCTGGAAAGTCATCTGTCTGTCACAGACCGGGAGGTGCTCAACCGGTTCACCGATGCGGTGCGGCTGCTCAGACAGGACCATTTTGACCTCAACCGCATCAGTGAAGAACTCACCAGCGAGGTGATCGACCTGCGCTTGCGTCCCGCTTCCTTGATGGTGACCCCACTGGAGCGGCTGGTGCGGGACCTCACCCAGTCTCAGGGCAAGAAAGTGCAATTCCAGGTGCAGGGCAGCGACACCGAACTGGACCGCAACCTGCTGGACCCCCTCAGGGACGCCCTTATGCACCTGATCCGCAATGCCATTGACCACGGTCTGGAAACCCCTGCAGAACGCAAAAAAGCCCAGAAAACCGAAACAGGCCAGCTGGAACTGACCATCCTCAGCCGTGGGGAATCCATTCACCTGACCCTGCAAGACGATGGACAGGGCATCCAGCAGGAACGGGTGCGCCAGAAAGCCCTGGAACGGGGCCTGATTCAGGAAGGAACGGTGCTGTCCGAGGAACAGGTTTACGATCTGCTGTTCCGTCCGGGTTTCAGCACTGCACAACAGGTTTCTGCCATCTCCGGCAGAGGGGTGGGCCTCGATGCTGTGCGGGCCAACCTGGATTTGCTGGGCGGCGAGGTGTGGCTGACCAGTGCCGCAGGCCAGGGCACCACCTTTCATTTGCGGGTCCCCCAGACCCTGGCCACCACCCGGGCTTTTGTGCTGATGGTTTCCGGGCAGATGTTCGCTGTGCCTTCCCGCCATGTGGACCGCATTGTGAAACCCGAAAAATTCACCCTGATCGACCAGAAACGCACCATCGAATGGCAGGGGGCCGCCATTCCCACCTTCGACCTCAGTGAAATGCTGGGGTTGCCCTCCGGTGCGGCGTCCATCACCCTGATCCTCAACCTGGCTGACCGCTGTGTGGGGGTCAACGTGCAGAATGTGCTCAGCGAGGAGGAGTTTGTGATCAAACCCCTCCCCTGGGGCATTCCCAGCACCACCGCTTTTCAGGGGGTGGTGATGAACCGCTCCGGAGCACTGGTCCCGGTGCTGAACGTCTCGCAACTCTCCGAGCATGCCCGCCCGCGCACCCTGGTGCAACCCCAGACCAGCAAACGCCAGCAACGCATCCTGGTGGCAGACGATTCGGTGGCAGTGCGCACCATCCAGCGCAGCATTCTGGAAATGGCAGGCTTCGAGGTGCAGGTGGCCGAAAACGGACGCATCGCTCTGGGCCTGCTGCGCCAGAGTGCTTTTGATTTGCTGGTCTCCGACATCGAGATGCCCGAAATGACCGGTCTGGAACTCACCCGCAACATCCGCCTTGATGAGCGCCTGAAACACCTGCCTGTCATCCTGGTCACCTCCATGGCCAGCCCACACCACCAGGAAGAAGGCATGCTGGCCGGAGCAGACGCCTACCTCATCAAGGGCAATTACGCCCCTGAAGACCTGCTGGACACCATCGGGAGGCTGATTTGA
- the cheB gene encoding chemotaxis-specific protein-glutamate methyltransferase CheB has product MKPLKVLIVDDSPVQLAMLRNWIEQDPEMKVVGMASGGQDALRLTAELHPDVIAIDMIMPEMDGFRVTERIMQEHPTPILLLTVSEQHATMSKNAHHSGAITLMLKPSPDDPLNIQKFRQTLKAVSKIKMVRRNTVKAPSTPTSRPAAPYQAVLIASSTGGPPILQTVLSRLPDAFPLPILIVQHIAQGFEMSLLNWLQTSSALPIQLAREGMEVQRGVYLAPSGTHLELLRRQGKLTLHLSNHAPIKGHRPSANILFESGVRTLGGNLMAIQLTGMGDDGATGMKAIRDAGGFTIAQDEKSSAVFGMPQAAIKLGGAQFVLSPEEIPRKLKEVLGLF; this is encoded by the coding sequence TTGAAACCCCTGAAGGTGTTGATCGTGGACGACTCGCCCGTGCAACTGGCCATGTTGCGCAACTGGATCGAGCAGGACCCGGAAATGAAAGTGGTGGGCATGGCTTCTGGAGGTCAGGATGCGCTGCGCCTCACTGCGGAACTTCATCCTGATGTGATTGCCATTGACATGATCATGCCTGAAATGGATGGGTTTCGGGTCACCGAGCGCATCATGCAGGAGCACCCCACTCCCATTTTGCTGCTCACTGTGTCCGAACAGCATGCCACCATGAGCAAAAACGCCCACCACAGTGGGGCCATCACCCTGATGCTGAAACCCTCTCCAGACGATCCCCTGAACATCCAGAAATTCCGGCAAACCCTCAAAGCCGTGTCCAAGATCAAAATGGTGCGGCGCAACACCGTCAAAGCACCCTCCACCCCCACCTCCCGCCCTGCTGCGCCTTATCAGGCGGTGCTGATCGCCTCTTCCACGGGCGGCCCTCCCATCTTGCAGACGGTGCTTTCCCGTTTGCCAGATGCATTCCCCCTGCCCATTCTGATTGTGCAGCACATTGCCCAGGGCTTTGAGATGTCCCTGCTGAACTGGCTGCAAACCAGTTCAGCGCTGCCCATCCAGCTGGCCCGGGAAGGCATGGAGGTCCAGCGCGGCGTGTACCTGGCCCCCAGTGGCACCCACCTGGAACTGCTGCGCAGGCAGGGCAAACTGACCTTGCACCTCAGCAACCATGCTCCCATCAAGGGACACCGCCCCAGTGCCAACATCCTCTTTGAATCCGGGGTGCGGACCCTGGGAGGCAACCTGATGGCCATTCAATTGACCGGCATGGGAGACGATGGAGCCACCGGCATGAAAGCCATCCGGGATGCAGGAGGATTCACCATTGCCCAGGACGAAAAAAGCTCTGCTGTGTTTGGGATGCCCCAGGCCGCCATCAAACTGGGGGGTGCCCAGTTTGTGCTGTCTCCAGAAGAAATTCCCCGCAAACTCAAAGAGGTGCTGGGGTTGTTTTGA
- a CDS encoding methyl-accepting chemotaxis protein, with translation MESFRTWSVFNKMTLLGLVCVAVVMVMVGWLLIRQTRTTFIDQGKKNIEQVAFDGIDKLDRNLFERYTDVQSFASTPAAKSMNPTTIGQLINATVNLYAPIYSLIVVADVRGKIIAVSSVDAKGNPAPRTSTLLGQNVSDQEWFKNTLNAGVQTNPVDLQDLHHDPLLRAAFGPDQDLAVSLSSPIRNNAGKVVGVWSNRFNWDVAIQIMNDIEKAGHQAGINSLKVGLVDHDGLTLHSPQDGDFLTNKLVTRMEVKADVDTEGAKDALSPSGDGPGLVGWYTSKGYANYPGMGWVMLAGQDLSDLNASSQNLVETVMVSCVVVVLLFMLLLYLIRVAIEQRVKTLAGAANALAMGNLTVTLPDYSRDEIGALRNAFERMVGHQSEMARVADQIASGNIGLNLTPQGEKDMLGNAFQRMLDHLRSLVREVQEAGHNLAAASMQLQAASAQQAASINEQSAAVTETSATVEEVRVSSDQAVDMANTVSENAQTAQQVAVAGSDATQAMIRDMQDIRKQVQDISAHILTLSESSQKISDIIEVVSDLADQSNLLALNAAIEAHRAGEHGRGFVIVAQEIRNLAEQSKTATSQVRTILSGIQRDTNAAVMATERGTRVVDTGTHSIKSLENTINDLSEAIEHAARSAQVIAGSVKQHSYGMEQIALAMQNIQTASEQNLQASESNQQAARHLSTWAARLKTVIDRYRLEP, from the coding sequence GTGGAATCCTTTAGAACCTGGAGTGTTTTCAACAAGATGACCCTGCTGGGTCTGGTGTGTGTGGCGGTGGTGATGGTGATGGTGGGCTGGTTGCTGATCCGCCAGACCCGCACCACTTTCATTGATCAGGGCAAAAAGAACATCGAACAGGTTGCTTTTGATGGCATCGACAAACTGGACCGCAACCTCTTCGAGCGCTACACCGATGTGCAGTCTTTTGCCAGCACCCCGGCAGCAAAATCCATGAACCCGACCACCATCGGTCAGCTGATCAATGCCACAGTGAACCTCTATGCCCCCATTTACAGCCTGATTGTGGTGGCAGATGTGCGGGGCAAGATCATTGCGGTCAGTTCGGTGGATGCAAAAGGCAATCCCGCACCCCGTACCAGCACCTTGCTGGGCCAGAATGTGTCCGATCAGGAGTGGTTCAAGAACACCCTGAATGCGGGCGTGCAGACCAACCCCGTGGACCTGCAGGACCTGCACCACGATCCCCTGCTGCGGGCCGCTTTTGGGCCAGATCAGGACCTTGCCGTTTCCCTCAGTTCTCCCATCCGCAACAATGCTGGGAAAGTGGTGGGTGTGTGGAGCAACCGTTTCAACTGGGACGTGGCCATCCAGATCATGAACGACATCGAAAAGGCAGGCCATCAGGCCGGAATCAACAGCCTCAAGGTCGGGCTGGTGGACCACGATGGCCTCACCTTGCACAGTCCCCAGGACGGCGACTTTTTGACCAACAAACTGGTGACCCGCATGGAAGTGAAGGCAGATGTGGACACAGAAGGTGCCAAAGATGCCCTGAGCCCCAGCGGAGACGGCCCCGGATTGGTGGGGTGGTACACCTCCAAAGGGTATGCCAATTACCCTGGCATGGGCTGGGTGATGCTGGCCGGACAGGACCTCAGCGACCTGAATGCCTCCTCACAGAACCTGGTGGAAACGGTGATGGTGTCCTGCGTGGTGGTGGTGCTGCTGTTCATGCTGCTGCTGTACCTGATCCGGGTGGCCATCGAGCAACGGGTCAAAACGCTGGCTGGAGCGGCCAACGCCCTGGCCATGGGCAACCTGACCGTGACCCTGCCCGATTACAGCCGGGATGAAATTGGGGCCCTCAGAAATGCCTTTGAGCGCATGGTGGGCCACCAGAGCGAGATGGCAAGGGTGGCTGACCAGATCGCCTCGGGAAACATTGGCCTGAACCTCACCCCTCAAGGTGAAAAGGACATGCTGGGGAATGCCTTCCAGCGCATGCTGGACCACCTGCGCTCTCTGGTGCGGGAGGTCCAGGAAGCCGGACACAACCTTGCAGCCGCCTCCATGCAACTTCAAGCAGCCTCTGCACAGCAGGCCGCCAGCATCAACGAGCAATCTGCAGCCGTCACCGAAACCAGCGCCACCGTGGAAGAGGTGCGGGTGTCCAGCGACCAGGCCGTGGACATGGCCAACACCGTCAGCGAGAACGCCCAGACCGCCCAGCAGGTGGCCGTGGCCGGCTCAGATGCCACCCAGGCCATGATCCGCGACATGCAGGACATCCGCAAACAGGTGCAGGACATCAGTGCCCACATCCTGACCCTCTCTGAAAGCAGCCAGAAAATCAGCGACATCATCGAGGTGGTCAGCGACCTGGCAGACCAGAGCAACCTGCTGGCCCTCAATGCCGCCATTGAAGCCCACCGTGCAGGCGAACACGGACGGGGCTTTGTGATTGTGGCCCAGGAGATCCGCAACCTGGCCGAGCAGTCCAAGACCGCCACCAGTCAGGTGCGCACCATTCTGTCGGGCATCCAGCGGGACACCAATGCCGCCGTGATGGCCACCGAACGGGGCACCAGGGTGGTGGACACCGGGACACACTCCATCAAATCGCTGGAGAACACCATCAACGACCTCTCAGAGGCCATCGAGCATGCGGCACGCTCTGCCCAGGTGATCGCTGGCTCGGTGAAACAGCACTCTTATGGCATGGAGCAGATTGCGCTGGCCATGCAGAACATCCAGACCGCCAGCGAACAGAACCTGCAGGCCAGCGAGAGCAACCAGCAAGCCGCCCGTCATCTGAGCACCTGGGCAGCTCGCCTGAAGACCGTGATTGACCGTTACCGACTCGAGCCCTGA
- a CDS encoding heme-dependent oxidative N-demethylase subunit alpha family protein has product MPEVLLPDPDPPFMVHDTFEIKADVFQLGTWLNGRLEQHHFVEDRLLFKCLKQKLQVLQTRADMHRLVHSPDPEGLQDSLWTLLQVYAAEHPHLLQASPEEATLGFLGLHFRRTEPDLEVHLVQEHPLGRKILQHLHTQQGLFRLLDAVALCCQEDLVVLHQQDHSLQAEALSVCFPSGWNPAEKPGQDFAQIHHPVADHDRLVRASDSMSRAILHKGPFVRFSWGLTLSPALNAHPDQPRPIWNPQWEHEPDLLDHIYLRMERQTTLGLPGLKRGIFTIRVYVNSLKERLQKEPELRPRLIKLLRSVKPEVLEYKGMQPFTAAVLHQLESHT; this is encoded by the coding sequence ATGCCAGAGGTGCTGCTCCCAGACCCTGATCCGCCTTTCATGGTGCACGACACCTTTGAAATCAAGGCAGATGTCTTTCAGCTGGGCACCTGGCTGAATGGCCGTCTGGAACAACACCATTTTGTGGAAGACCGTTTGCTGTTCAAATGTCTGAAACAAAAACTTCAGGTGTTGCAGACCAGAGCCGACATGCACCGTCTGGTGCACAGCCCTGACCCCGAGGGTCTGCAAGACTCTTTGTGGACCCTGCTGCAGGTGTACGCAGCAGAGCATCCCCACTTGCTGCAAGCCAGCCCAGAAGAAGCCACCCTCGGGTTTCTGGGGTTGCATTTCCGCCGAACCGAACCCGATCTGGAGGTGCATCTGGTGCAGGAACATCCTCTGGGGAGAAAAATTCTGCAGCACCTGCACACCCAGCAAGGTCTTTTCAGGTTGCTCGATGCTGTGGCCCTCTGCTGCCAGGAAGACCTGGTGGTTTTGCACCAGCAGGACCACTCTCTGCAGGCAGAAGCCCTATCGGTGTGCTTTCCCAGTGGCTGGAATCCTGCTGAAAAACCCGGACAGGATTTTGCACAGATTCACCATCCAGTGGCGGACCATGACCGCCTGGTCCGGGCCTCAGACAGCATGTCCCGTGCCATCTTGCACAAAGGACCTTTTGTGCGCTTCAGCTGGGGTCTGACCCTCAGTCCTGCCCTGAACGCCCATCCTGATCAGCCAAGGCCCATCTGGAATCCCCAGTGGGAACATGAACCTGATTTGCTGGACCACATTTACCTGCGCATGGAACGTCAGACCACCCTGGGCCTGCCCGGCCTGAAGCGAGGGATTTTCACGATCCGGGTCTACGTGAATTCCCTGAAAGAACGCCTGCAGAAAGAACCAGAATTGCGTCCCAGACTGATCAAACTTCTGCGTTCCGTCAAGCCTGAAGTGCTGGAGTACAAGGGAATGCAGCCTTTCACAGCGGCTGTTTTGCACCAACTGGAGTCCCATACCTGA
- a CDS encoding chemotaxis protein CheW gives MKDQEILHTRAAQLAIPLQQQSSDPTQVVLLIEVASETYALPAKQIETVRALGTLTRLPGVGSVISGMITLQGHVLSVLDLAALLGNTPDEQAGYIVVYQHAGQRVALKVREAREVVSIPLQLSRPPNLRPGLVGVWEARITLLDLDTLLEDFSHQSTFHQTGGASGIL, from the coding sequence ATGAAAGACCAGGAAATCCTGCACACCCGCGCTGCACAGCTGGCCATTCCCCTGCAGCAGCAAAGCAGTGACCCCACCCAGGTGGTGCTGCTCATCGAGGTGGCCTCAGAAACCTACGCCCTGCCTGCAAAACAGATTGAGACGGTGCGTGCCCTGGGAACGCTGACCCGCCTGCCAGGTGTGGGGTCGGTGATTTCGGGCATGATCACCCTGCAAGGCCATGTGCTCAGCGTGCTGGACCTTGCAGCCCTGCTGGGAAACACCCCCGATGAGCAGGCAGGGTATATTGTCGTATACCAGCATGCAGGTCAGCGTGTGGCCCTGAAGGTGCGAGAAGCCAGAGAAGTGGTGTCCATCCCACTGCAGCTTTCCCGGCCTCCCAACCTCCGACCCGGACTGGTGGGGGTGTGGGAAGCCCGCATCACCTTGCTGGACCTGGACACCCTGCTGGAAGACTTCAGCCACCAGAGCACGTTCCATCAGACAGGAGGAGCAAGTGGAATCCTTTAG
- a CDS encoding DinB family protein has protein sequence MTSKNELVLSRPEAQNSEIAMGLGMLQMARERTLRTVESLHPGSLDVLVNGHTIGSLLYHIAVVEVDWLYSEVLQQELPAWCSAYFPIEHRTSDDNLSHVLGEPLSRHLERLKRVRQDLLDTYQQMTLEDFGTLRKLSHYDVSPEWVLFHLLHHESLHFGQIQTLIRVAGLREGTFRYLTS, from the coding sequence ATGACCTCAAAAAATGAACTGGTGCTGTCCCGGCCCGAAGCCCAAAATTCAGAAATTGCCATGGGTCTGGGCATGCTGCAAATGGCCAGGGAACGCACCCTGCGCACCGTGGAATCCCTGCATCCTGGCAGTCTGGATGTGCTGGTGAACGGACACACCATAGGTTCTTTGCTGTACCACATCGCAGTGGTCGAGGTGGACTGGCTGTACTCAGAAGTGCTGCAGCAAGAACTCCCTGCCTGGTGCTCAGCGTATTTTCCCATCGAACACCGCACCTCTGATGACAACCTCAGTCACGTGCTGGGAGAACCCCTCTCCAGACATCTGGAACGCCTGAAGCGGGTGCGCCAGGACCTGCTGGACACCTACCAGCAGATGACCCTGGAAGACTTTGGAACCTTGCGCAAACTTTCCCACTATGATGTTTCCCCCGAGTGGGTGCTCTTTCACCTGCTGCACCATGAATCTTTGCATTTCGGACAGATTCAGACCCTGATCCGGGTGGCCGGACTCAGGGAGGGCACCTTCAGATACCTGACCTCCTGA
- a CDS encoding CheR family methyltransferase has product MSALSRLRPDLLHALIGRIEQVSGIRIQQSQQFTLERALSKRPQSDPNEATTALLALAEERFVREFVHELTIHETYFFRGDSQMQQLRTLILPELKTRPYPARLWSAGCSTGEEAYTLSMLLKTEFDMHNAVVLGTDLHPEVVARARHGRYREWSFRATSQAVREHCFSHVGDSWSIKTFLRQHVHFGVLNLKSFPWLPDFQNPAIGLRQLDVIVCRNVTLYFGSESAQQVYQQFARLLAPAGVVMLGPTDPQPLPVSGLFPHRHPLGWLWKTTPDVSARKDLNKDSNKNSNRNQQAGRGLTLNPHLNPQKPIAAQKKPAVPRNLQPAPTPAQQKPSESEPPVAQPTPTLQAADFRSLPDHLEGLRQHVFLHPNDVLALYQLAQIWLRQGETERARPLLRRIRNLLTERPPADHITPELTAQELLTAALYTLSQMKGKP; this is encoded by the coding sequence ATGTCTGCCCTGTCCAGGCTGCGGCCTGATTTGCTGCACGCCCTGATCGGACGGATCGAGCAGGTCAGTGGCATCCGCATTCAGCAAAGCCAGCAGTTCACCCTGGAACGCGCCCTGAGCAAAAGGCCCCAATCCGATCCCAATGAAGCCACCACGGCCCTGCTGGCGCTTGCCGAGGAGCGTTTTGTGCGGGAATTCGTGCATGAACTGACCATCCATGAAACCTATTTTTTTCGGGGGGACAGCCAGATGCAGCAGCTGCGCACCCTGATTCTGCCCGAACTGAAAACCCGGCCTTACCCAGCACGTTTGTGGTCTGCTGGCTGCTCCACTGGAGAGGAAGCTTACACCCTGTCGATGCTGCTGAAAACCGAGTTTGACATGCACAATGCCGTGGTGCTGGGCACCGATCTGCACCCTGAAGTGGTGGCCAGAGCCCGGCATGGCCGTTACCGGGAGTGGTCTTTCCGGGCCACCTCCCAGGCTGTGCGGGAGCATTGCTTCAGCCATGTGGGGGACAGCTGGTCCATCAAGACCTTTCTGCGTCAACATGTGCACTTTGGGGTGCTGAATCTGAAAAGTTTTCCCTGGCTGCCCGATTTTCAGAATCCTGCCATTGGTCTGCGGCAGCTGGATGTGATTGTGTGCCGCAACGTCACCCTGTATTTTGGCTCCGAAAGTGCCCAGCAGGTGTACCAGCAATTTGCCCGTTTGCTGGCCCCTGCTGGTGTGGTGATGCTGGGCCCCACCGATCCCCAGCCCCTTCCAGTGTCCGGGCTGTTTCCGCACCGCCATCCACTGGGGTGGCTCTGGAAAACCACGCCTGATGTTTCTGCCAGAAAAGATCTCAACAAAGACTCGAACAAAAACAGCAACAGAAACCAGCAGGCAGGCAGAGGCCTCACCCTCAACCCTCACCTCAACCCTCAGAAGCCCATTGCTGCTCAGAAGAAACCTGCAGTGCCCAGAAACCTGCAGCCTGCGCCCACCCCTGCCCAGCAAAAACCTTCTGAGTCAGAACCTCCAGTTGCTCAACCGACCCCAACCCTGCAGGCCGCTGATTTCAGGTCCCTGCCAGACCACCTGGAAGGCCTCAGGCAACATGTGTTTCTGCATCCCAACGATGTGCTGGCCCTGTATCAGCTGGCCCAGATCTGGCTGCGTCAGGGGGAAACAGAGCGGGCCAGACCTTTGCTGAGGCGCATCCGCAACCTGCTGACAGAACGCCCTCCGGCAGACCACATCACCCCTGAATTGACTGCACAGGAATTGCTGACCGCTGCCCTGTACACCCTCTCCCAGATGAAAGGCAAGCCATGA
- a CDS encoding HU family DNA-binding protein encodes MEKVGKQQLIQVIAEKAGVSKKDAGEVIDSMLEIIVEALKEGKTVGLPGFGTLSVVPTKERQAVRPGTTDRITVPAGKKIRFKTATSLQDNL; translated from the coding sequence ATGGAAAAAGTCGGGAAGCAACAACTGATTCAAGTGATCGCCGAGAAGGCCGGTGTCAGCAAAAAAGACGCAGGAGAAGTCATTGACTCCATGCTGGAAATCATCGTCGAGGCCCTGAAAGAAGGCAAAACCGTGGGTCTGCCCGGTTTCGGGACCCTCAGCGTGGTTCCCACCAAGGAACGTCAGGCCGTGCGTCCTGGCACCACCGACCGCATCACCGTGCCTGCAGGCAAGAAAATCCGTTTCAAGACGGCCACCAGCCTGCAAGACAACCTGTAA